In the genome of Pseudomonas sp. B33.4, the window GAACTGAAGGTCGCCAACCGCAGCATCATGCTGTTTCGCGCGACCATTCTGGGGGAAGCACCGGCCTCGCGAGTCAAGCGCGCGAAAATGGTCATCAGCGAGGCGCTGGATGAAGACGCGGCGCTGAACATCACCACGGATTCGATCCAGAACAGCTACATGGTGCTGATCGGCGACAAGCGCGCTTTCATCGTCGCGCCCAAGGACATCGACAGCCTCGAATACTCTTCGGTGCAACAGGCCGCCGAAGGCGCAGCGGAAAAACTGCGCCAGGTGGTCACCGAAACCCGTGAGGCGCGCAACCTGCAGATGATCCTGCGCTCACTGGGACTGGCCGCTGTGGCCACGCTGATTTACGTCGCGCTGCTCTGGTGCCTGGCGTATCTGCGTCGAAAATTGCTGGCCAAACTCCCCGCGCTGATGGATCGCCACACCCAGGCGCTGAAGGTCGGGCGGGTACAGCTGATCGATTCCAACTTCCTCTATCCGCTGGTCAGCCGTTTGCTGTTGTTGCTGCGCTGGCTGGTGATTTTGCTGCTGACCTATGAATGGCTGGGCTTTGTCCTGTCGCGCTTTCCCTATACGCGGCCGTGGGGCGAAAGCCTCAATAACTACCTGTTCGAACTGGCCGGGTATTTGCTGCAAGGCATTGTCGATGCGATTCCGGGACTGGGCGTGGCCCTGGCGATTTTCTTTATCGCCCGTGGCGTGACCGCGTTTACCCGACGCATCTTGCGGCGCATGGCCACGCCGGGGACATTCAGCTGGCTCAATCACGAAACCCTGCAACCGACCCAGCGTCTGACGGCGCTGGCGATCTGGCTGTTTGCCCTGGCGATGGCCTATCCGTATCTGCCGGGTGCCGGCACCGATGCTTTCAAGGGCTTGTCGGTGTTGATCGGCCTGATGATTTCCCTCGGCGCGACCAGTGTGGTCGGGCAGGCTGCCGCCGGATTGATCCTCACCTACACGCGCACCTTGCGCCCCGGCGAGTTTGTGAAAATCGGCGAGTACGAAGGCACCGTCACCGAACTGGGCATGTTCACCACACGGATTCGCACCGGTCTGGGGGAAGTGCTGACGCTGCCCAATTCGATGATCACCGGCACCGTCACCAAGAACTATTCGCGCACCGTGCAAGGCCCCGGTTATGTCGTCGATACGGTGGTGACCATCGGCTACGACACGCCATGGCGTCAGGTCGAGGCGATGTTGCTGGAAGCTGCCAAGCGCACGCCGGGTGTGCTGGAGGATCCACCAGCGCAAGTGTTCCAGACCGCACTGTCGGATTTCTATCCTGAATACCGACTGGTCGCGCAGGCCATCCCGAGCCAGCCGCGCCCGCGCGCGGTGTTGCTGAGCATGCTCCACGCCAATATTCAGGACGTGTTCAACGAGTACGGCGTGCAGATCATGTCGCCGCACTATCTGGGCGATCCGCAACAAGACAAGTGGGTGCCAAGGGACAAGTGGTACACCGCGCCTGCGCAAGAACCGAAGGATCAGTGACCGCCGCTCAAAGGGAGTTCGCCCCATGCTCGAATTTATCCTTCACGCCTTGCGCACCGACCCGGAAATCGCCGTGTTTCTGGCGATTGCCCTCGGCGTGTTTATTGGCCGGATTCGCATCGGCAGTTTTCACCTCGGCTCGGTGGCCGGCGCGCTGCTGATGGGTTTGCTGATCGGTCAGATCGGTCTGGAAGTACCGGCGGGCCTGAAGTCGGTGTTTTTCGTGATGTTCATCTACGCCGTCGGCTTCAAGAGCGGGCCGGAGTTTTTCGGCAGCCTCAATCGCGGCACGCTGAAACTGGTGGTGCTCTCGGTGGTGCTCTGCGCCACGGCGTTGGGGGCGATTCTGCTGATGTACTCGGTGTTCGATTTCGATGCCGGGTTCACCGCTGGCCTCGGTGCCGGCGCGCTGACCGACACGGCGATCATGGGCACCGCGACCAGCGCGATCAATCAACTGACAATCGATGCCGCGGCCAAGGCGCAACTTAACAGCCACATGGCGATTGCTTACGCCATTACCTACTTGTTCGGCACCATCGGCTTGATCGTGTTTGTCGGCAGCATCGCGCCGAAACTGCTCGGCGTGAACCTGCGCGAGTCGGCGCGGGAACTGGAGCTGGAACTGGGTATCGCCAAGGAAGAGGAGGCGATCACCGTGCCCTATACGCGCATGGTGGTGCGCGCGCATCAGGTCGCGGAAAACGGCCAGGCGGCCGGGTTGCGCATCATCGATCTGGAAAAACCCCACGAATCGCTGACCGTCGAGCGGGTGATGCGCGCCGGCAAAGTCATCGAGCGCGATGAAGAGTTCGTGCTGATGGCCGGCGACGTCATTGGCGTCTACGCCTTGCGCGATGCAGTGGGCAACCTCAGTCACTGGGTCGGCCCGGAGATCGATCATCCCGAAGCCCTGTCGTTTCCGACCCGTCAGGTAGACATCGTCCTGACCTCGGCTGAGTTCGCCGGCAAAACCATCCATCAAGCCAAATCGCGTTTGGCCAGCGACCGGCGCCTGGGCTGCTTCGTCAACAACATCAGCCGTCAGGGCTATGACTTGCCGTTGCTGCCCAACACCGTACTGCGGCGCGGCGATGTGATCTCGCTGACCGGGCGCACTGCCAGTGTCGAAGCCATGGCCAAACGCCTTGGGCGCATCCGCAAGAACAACTACAAAAGCGATATCGCCATGCACACCTTGGGCATGGTGCTCGGTTCGTTGTTGGGGTTGTTGTCGACCCACATTGGCATGATTCCGGTGGAGTTGGGGATCGGCGGCGGGGTGCTGGTCGCGGCGCTGGTAATTGGCTGGTACAACTCGCGCCACCCGGAAATCGGCGCGTTGCCGCCAGCGGCGCAATGGGCGTTTTCCGAGTTCGGCTTGACTGCGTTTGGCGCGGTGGTCGGTTTGCTCGCCGGGCCAGCAGCGTTTGCCGCGATGAAGGAGCAAGGCCTGGCGCTGTTGCTGTCCGGCGCGGTGGTGACGATTCTGCCGCCACTGGTGGCGTTGTACTTCGGCCGCTATGTGTTGCGCCTGCACCCGATGATTCTGTTTGGCGCCTTGGCCGGTGCGCAGACGGAAGCGGCGTCGATGAACAAGATCATCGAGCAGTCGGGGAGTAACACTCCGGTGATCGGTTTTACGGTGTGCTATGCAATTTCCAACGTCTTGCTCGCGGTGTGCGGGCCGATCATTGTGTTTGTCGTCGCTGGCTAGGCTTGCTTGTCAGAAGCCGCTCTCGCGCATCAATACCGCGAGCACATGGGTCGCGCCGTCGGCGAGCAGGCTGCGCCGCTCGCCGTCGATTTTCAGATGCCCACGGGTTTCGCGCAGGCTCGGCAATGGCTCGTCCAGCTGAATCAGCACCTGAAACAACGCACTGCTCGGAATCAATGAATGTTCGGCATTCGTGGTCGGCACAGGCCCACCGAAGCGCGATGACAGCATGCGGTGCGACAACTGACTGGCGCGGGTGCTGCCGACCTGCACCACGCGACCGCTGAGTGGCGTGGTCTGGCCATCCGGATAAAAGCGCACGCGATCACCGGTGGCCATGCGATGCACCTGATCCTGCGCAACATACGCGTCGACCTGCCAGCTGCGCGGATCAATCAGCATGCCCAGCG includes:
- a CDS encoding mechanosensitive ion channel family protein, whose protein sequence is MRSRLLAVWIVVFAALWSGLGWAADDAVKPADEAVELKVANRSIMLFRATILGEAPASRVKRAKMVISEALDEDAALNITTDSIQNSYMVLIGDKRAFIVAPKDIDSLEYSSVQQAAEGAAEKLRQVVTETREARNLQMILRSLGLAAVATLIYVALLWCLAYLRRKLLAKLPALMDRHTQALKVGRVQLIDSNFLYPLVSRLLLLLRWLVILLLTYEWLGFVLSRFPYTRPWGESLNNYLFELAGYLLQGIVDAIPGLGVALAIFFIARGVTAFTRRILRRMATPGTFSWLNHETLQPTQRLTALAIWLFALAMAYPYLPGAGTDAFKGLSVLIGLMISLGATSVVGQAAAGLILTYTRTLRPGEFVKIGEYEGTVTELGMFTTRIRTGLGEVLTLPNSMITGTVTKNYSRTVQGPGYVVDTVVTIGYDTPWRQVEAMLLEAAKRTPGVLEDPPAQVFQTALSDFYPEYRLVAQAIPSQPRPRAVLLSMLHANIQDVFNEYGVQIMSPHYLGDPQQDKWVPRDKWYTAPAQEPKDQ
- the aspT gene encoding aspartate-alanine antiporter — translated: MLEFILHALRTDPEIAVFLAIALGVFIGRIRIGSFHLGSVAGALLMGLLIGQIGLEVPAGLKSVFFVMFIYAVGFKSGPEFFGSLNRGTLKLVVLSVVLCATALGAILLMYSVFDFDAGFTAGLGAGALTDTAIMGTATSAINQLTIDAAAKAQLNSHMAIAYAITYLFGTIGLIVFVGSIAPKLLGVNLRESARELELELGIAKEEEAITVPYTRMVVRAHQVAENGQAAGLRIIDLEKPHESLTVERVMRAGKVIERDEEFVLMAGDVIGVYALRDAVGNLSHWVGPEIDHPEALSFPTRQVDIVLTSAEFAGKTIHQAKSRLASDRRLGCFVNNISRQGYDLPLLPNTVLRRGDVISLTGRTASVEAMAKRLGRIRKNNYKSDIAMHTLGMVLGSLLGLLSTHIGMIPVELGIGGGVLVAALVIGWYNSRHPEIGALPPAAQWAFSEFGLTAFGAVVGLLAGPAAFAAMKEQGLALLLSGAVVTILPPLVALYFGRYVLRLHPMILFGALAGAQTEAASMNKIIEQSGSNTPVIGFTVCYAISNVLLAVCGPIIVFVVAG